A window of the Lepus europaeus isolate LE1 chromosome 5, mLepTim1.pri, whole genome shotgun sequence genome harbors these coding sequences:
- the LOC133759281 gene encoding MAP/microtubule affinity-regulating kinase 3-like: MEGPLDFHPPLDGFRFVDMLGRGSFGLVKLARHLASGKYVAVKILLQDASPSSPLSAQGEAAILRSLRHDNIVRLLAERHTRTHLFLVMELATKGSLESYVLEQGGLAEDEARTLFGQALAAVSYCHGQRVAHRDLKLGNLLLGAHLTLKLADFGLSLRLEQGTLVRGFWGTPEYCAPELFLGEAYDPFKADVWSLGVVLFAMLAAKLPFRGKDTEELQDTVLCGCFVLPRAVSPALQELLAWLLTVDASGRPSTGTEGTPGPQPHGPEALPESSQGGERHPIEKDGLSLVSVSCDSMSVDVSSARSDSSEASSQPQLEWNPASSAAPDSSQASSQPQQEWSPAPSAAPNSSQASKPEATAAAHEPEDSGTTATADTTDTKASTQGKRQGRRGVGRRILRFLLRACCILPSRGSSPGLRGGRVVPK; the protein is encoded by the exons ATGGAAGGCCCCTTGGACTTCCATCCTCCTCTGGACGGGTTCCGCTTCGTGGACATGCTTGGCCGGGGCAGCTTCGGCCTGGTGAAGCTGGCCCGGCACCTGGCGTCCGGCAAGTATGTAGCCGTGAAGATCCTCCTGCAAGACGCCTCTCCCAGCAGCCCGCTGTCCGCACAGGGGGAAGCGGCCATCCTGAGGAGCCTGCGGCATGACAACATCGTGCGGCTGCTGGCGGAGCGGCACACCAGGACGCACCTGTTCCTAGTTATGGAGCTGGCGACCAAGGGCTCGCTGGAGAGCTACGTGCTTGAGCAGGGCGGCCTGGCCGAGGACGAGGCCAGGACCCTGTTCGGCCAGGCGCTGGCCGCCGTGAGctactgccatggccagcgcgtgGCGCACCGGGACCTCAAGCTGGGCAACCTGCTGCTGGGTGCCCACCTGACCCTCAAGCTGGCGGACTTCGGCCTGAGCCTGCGGCTGGAGCAGGGCACCCTGGTAAGGGGCTTCTGGGGCACCCCCGAGTACTGCGCCCCCGAGCTTTTCCTCGGGGAGGCCTACGACCCCTTTAAGGCCGACGTGtggagcctgggggtggtgctgtttGCCATGCTGGCGGCCAAGCTGCCCTTCCGCGGCAAGGACACGGAGGAGCTGCAGGACACGGTGCTGTGCGGCTGCTTCGTGCTGCCGCGTGCCGTCAGCCcggccctgcaggagctgctggcctggctgCTCACTGTCGACGCCTCGGGGAGGCCCA GCACGGGGACCGAGGGGACGCCAGGCCCTCAGCCCCACGGCCCCGAGGCCCTGCCCGAGTCCTCGCAGGGCGGGGAGCGCCACCCCATAGAGAAGGACGGCTTGTCTCTGGTGTCAGTGTCCTGTGACAGCATGTCCGTCGACGTTTCCTCCGCACGAAGTGACTCCTCCGAGGCCTCCA gccagccacagctGGAGTGGAACCCGGCTTCCAGCGCCGCCCCCGactcctcccaggcctcca gccagccacagcaggagtGGAGCCCTGCTCCCAGTGCAGCCCCCAactcctcccaggcctcca AGCCAGAAGCCACCGCAGCAGCCCATGAGCCTGAGGACTCTGGGACCACAGCCACCGCTGACACCACAGACACCAAGGCCAGCACCCAGGGCAAGAGGCAGGGCCGGCGCGGGGTCGGCAGGAGGATCCTCCGGTTCCTGCTGAGGGCGTGCTGCATCCTGCCGTCCCGAGGGAGCAGCCCTGGCCTCCGCGGCGGCAGAGTGGTCCCCAAGTAG